The following are from one region of the Thermodesulfobacteriota bacterium genome:
- a CDS encoding type II toxin-antitoxin system RelE/ParE family toxin produces MPYSLHIKRSAFKEIEALPKPERERIVGAIDGLAGNPHVGKLLKGDLSGLRRIRVGSYRVVYEINEGVLQVLVVRVAHRKYAYR; encoded by the coding sequence GTGCCCTACTCGCTGCACATTAAGCGCAGCGCTTTCAAAGAGATCGAGGCACTGCCCAAGCCCGAGCGCGAGCGCATTGTGGGGGCCATCGACGGGCTTGCCGGGAACCCGCATGTCGGCAAGCTCCTCAAGGGTGATCTGTCGGGCCTTCGCCGCATCCGTGTCGGCTCGTACCGTGTCGTCTACGAGATCAACGAAGGCGTGCTCCAGGTTCTCGTCGTACGGGTCGCCCACCGCAAGTATGCCTACCGGTAG
- a CDS encoding ribbon-helix-helix protein, CopG family, translated as MTQVTARLPDEVISALDRAARSLHRSRADIVRIAIQSYLEDFDDLSVAIERLRDPSDEIVNWDEARRALLAAH; from the coding sequence ATGACTCAAGTCACCGCCCGCCTGCCAGATGAGGTGATCTCTGCCCTGGACCGGGCCGCCAGGAGCTTGCACCGGAGTCGCGCCGACATTGTCCGCATCGCCATCCAGAGCTACCTTGAGGATTTCGACGATCTGAGTGTCGCTATCGAGAGGTTGCGGGATCCCTCGGACGAGATCGTGAACTGGGACGAGGCCCGCCGTGCCCTACTCGCTGCACATTAA